A single Paraburkholderia sp. FT54 DNA region contains:
- a CDS encoding SDR family oxidoreductase → MNTLKNAQVAIVTGASRGIGAAVAQRLAGDGFAVAVNYASSSAEADALVAELTAAGAKAIAVKADVSNADDVRRMFEITEQQLGKVDVLVNNAGVLKTVPLADASDALYDQTFDINVRGTFNALREAAARMNEGGRIVNFSSTTLALNMPGYAIYNATKAAVEAFTHVFAKELRGRNITVNAVAPGPIATSLFLDGKTEEQIQTFAKMPPLQRLGQPDDIASVVAFLAGPDAGWVNGQILRANGGIA, encoded by the coding sequence ATGAACACGCTCAAAAACGCCCAGGTCGCAATCGTCACCGGCGCATCGCGCGGCATAGGCGCAGCGGTCGCGCAACGTCTCGCCGGGGACGGCTTCGCCGTCGCGGTCAATTACGCGTCCAGTTCGGCCGAGGCCGATGCGCTCGTCGCGGAACTCACCGCGGCTGGCGCCAAGGCGATCGCGGTGAAGGCCGACGTCTCGAATGCCGACGACGTGCGCCGCATGTTCGAGATCACCGAACAGCAACTCGGCAAAGTGGACGTGCTGGTCAACAACGCGGGCGTGCTCAAGACCGTGCCGCTCGCCGACGCCAGCGACGCGCTCTACGACCAGACCTTCGACATCAACGTGCGCGGCACCTTCAACGCCTTGCGCGAAGCAGCGGCGCGCATGAACGAGGGCGGCCGCATCGTCAACTTTTCGAGCACCACGCTGGCGCTGAACATGCCCGGCTATGCGATCTACAACGCGACCAAGGCGGCCGTCGAAGCCTTCACGCACGTGTTCGCCAAAGAACTGCGCGGCCGCAACATCACTGTCAACGCCGTGGCGCCGGGTCCGATCGCGACCTCGCTGTTCCTCGACGGCAAGACCGAAGAACAGATCCAGACTTTCGCGAAGATGCCGCCGCTGCAGCGACTCGGCCAGCCGGACGATATCGCGTCGGTGGTGGCGTTCCTCGCCGGTCCGGATGCGGGCTGGGTCAACGGTCAGATCCTGCGTGCCAACGGCGGCATTGCTTGA
- a CDS encoding single-stranded DNA-binding protein — MIDGLVGGRLYGEAQIRTGQNGRRFVTCKVRAATNDGDTIFVNVIAFDDDVQTALLALSDADSVALSGTLTPKVWTDKNGLVKPAVDMVAHKLLTAYEGRREADE; from the coding sequence ATGATCGATGGACTGGTGGGCGGGCGGTTGTACGGCGAGGCGCAGATTCGCACGGGGCAAAACGGCAGGCGTTTCGTGACCTGCAAGGTACGCGCGGCCACCAACGACGGCGACACGATTTTCGTCAATGTGATTGCCTTCGACGACGACGTGCAAACCGCGCTGCTCGCGTTGAGCGACGCGGACAGTGTCGCGCTGAGCGGCACCTTGACGCCCAAGGTTTGGACCGACAAGAACGGGCTCGTCAAACCGGCCGTGGATATGGTTGCCCACAAACTGCTGACCGCTTACGAAGGGCGCCGCGAAGCGGATGAATGA
- a CDS encoding amino acid racemase has product MNRYRSLGVVTGAAQLASADVLCRMTAAWDRPGAARPFDLVLEQQSWQGPASQSEVNAQFKIHVFDTMRAFEKRGVEAIVLPCFLSHTFIDELSANVAVPVANIMTALSAHVRQAFPSVRRIGVLTSDAIRDNGLFERYFDAARFAVLHPRNEAGVDCVTSAVYSDEGIRNGRLYGRPIELLRAACADLIAQGAEIILPGLVEIALVARSLGRLEVPFVDANLVYARYVAAAQYSEQERRFKVGVLGGVGPAATVDFMAKLVRNTPAACDQDHLRIMVEQNPQIPDRTAALLGNGADPTLALYAACKTLEDGGADLIAIPCNTAHAFVERIQPSLSIPIVNMLTCTADYLHETFPGLREVGVLATSGTLASRVYEQSLEARGFVQIAPGDLAQARLMNAIYGPKGAKAGFTSGECCDDLAAAVDDLVAQGVQVIVLGCTELPLLLRDATLACAGGLVVRLVDPTEVLARRCVAYALGESRALDAAPVATAATAGRSSPRASTARNGAPVTTPRRIASLAR; this is encoded by the coding sequence ATGAATCGCTATCGTTCGCTGGGCGTCGTGACCGGCGCGGCGCAGCTCGCCAGCGCCGACGTTCTGTGCCGGATGACCGCCGCCTGGGACCGGCCAGGCGCGGCGCGGCCATTCGATCTCGTTCTCGAGCAGCAGTCCTGGCAAGGACCGGCCTCGCAGAGCGAGGTGAACGCCCAGTTCAAGATTCACGTGTTCGACACCATGCGCGCGTTCGAAAAGCGCGGCGTCGAGGCGATCGTGTTGCCGTGCTTCCTCAGCCATACCTTCATCGACGAACTCTCGGCGAACGTGGCCGTGCCGGTCGCCAACATCATGACGGCGCTATCGGCGCACGTGCGCCAGGCGTTTCCGTCGGTGCGCCGGATCGGCGTGCTGACTTCGGACGCCATCCGCGACAACGGTCTTTTCGAGCGTTATTTCGACGCCGCGCGGTTCGCCGTGCTGCATCCGCGCAACGAAGCGGGCGTCGATTGCGTGACGAGCGCCGTCTATAGCGACGAAGGCATCAGAAACGGCCGCCTCTATGGCCGCCCGATCGAGTTGCTGCGCGCGGCGTGTGCGGACCTCATCGCGCAGGGCGCGGAGATCATTCTGCCGGGGCTCGTCGAAATCGCGCTGGTCGCGCGCTCGCTCGGCCGGCTCGAGGTGCCGTTCGTCGACGCCAATCTGGTCTACGCGCGCTACGTCGCCGCGGCCCAATATTCGGAGCAGGAGCGGCGCTTCAAGGTGGGCGTGCTGGGCGGCGTCGGGCCGGCGGCGACGGTCGATTTCATGGCCAAGCTGGTGCGCAATACGCCTGCCGCGTGCGATCAGGACCACCTCAGGATCATGGTCGAGCAGAACCCGCAGATTCCCGATCGCACCGCCGCGCTGCTCGGCAACGGCGCCGATCCGACGCTCGCGCTCTATGCCGCCTGCAAGACACTCGAGGATGGCGGCGCGGACCTCATCGCGATTCCGTGCAATACGGCACATGCGTTCGTCGAGCGGATCCAGCCGTCGCTCAGCATTCCGATCGTCAATATGCTGACCTGTACCGCCGATTATCTGCATGAGACTTTTCCGGGCCTGCGCGAAGTCGGCGTGCTGGCCACCTCGGGCACGCTGGCGAGCCGCGTCTATGAGCAGTCGCTCGAAGCACGCGGTTTCGTGCAGATCGCGCCGGGCGACCTGGCCCAGGCGCGCCTGATGAACGCCATCTACGGACCGAAGGGCGCGAAAGCGGGCTTCACGTCGGGCGAGTGCTGCGATGATCTCGCCGCGGCGGTCGACGATCTGGTCGCGCAAGGCGTGCAGGTGATCGTGCTGGGTTGCACCGAGTTGCCGTTGCTGCTGCGCGACGCCACGCTGGCGTGCGCGGGCGGCCTGGTGGTGCGGCTCGTCGATCCGACGGAGGTGCTGGCAAGGCGTTGCGTGGCGTATGCGCTAGGCGAAAGCCGTGCGCTGGATGCCGCGCCGGTCGCTACGGCGGCGACAGCGGGCCGATCATCGCCGAGAGCGTCTACGGCCAGGAACGGTGCACCGGTCACGACCCCGCGGCGCATTGCAAGCCTCGCGCGATAA
- a CDS encoding tetratricopeptide repeat-containing glycosyltransferase family protein, whose translation MSKPANLPQQLDSMLRQAVALQQNGAFAEAEELYREILELKPRHFDALQLLGALALQAGRLREGVELLRKALAINAKQAPLHSNLAYALNALQRFDEALASADRALALQPRFPDALNNRGNAQAGLNRPLDALGSFDRAIALMPDFAQAWNNRACVLRDLGRPADALASCDHALALQPNYPDAWSNRGNAFSDLNQPEEAERSYRRAIELSPAFADAWNNLGLTQIDLNQHAEALSSYEHALAANPDAAETHWNESLCLLQMGQLEAGWQKYEWRWERSRIKAGRRSFAQPLWLGDFSLDGKTILLHAEQGLGDTLQFCRYAALVSKLGAKVVLEVPPELTRLMATLDGVDQLIEAGQTLPPFDCHCPLLSLPLAFKTGLDSIPSTTPYLFADAEAVRQWRDRVHAQADIRLKVGLVWAGGSRPHVAELRKNDARRSIAFAQLAPLLDVPNVQFFSLQKGTAAEQLRSAQQGGCVVDYTEELGDFADTAALVANLDLVISVDTSTAHLAGALDKPVWILNRFDTCWRWMLQRTDTPWYPRARLFRQPALGDWDSVMQAARDALAALSASAARAAHPR comes from the coding sequence ATGAGCAAGCCTGCCAATTTGCCGCAACAGTTGGACTCCATGCTTCGGCAAGCCGTTGCGCTTCAGCAGAACGGCGCATTCGCCGAGGCCGAAGAACTCTATCGCGAGATTCTCGAACTCAAGCCCCGTCATTTCGACGCGCTGCAATTGCTGGGCGCGCTGGCCCTGCAAGCCGGCCGTCTGCGAGAGGGTGTCGAGTTACTCAGGAAAGCGCTTGCCATCAACGCGAAACAGGCGCCGCTTCACTCGAATCTCGCCTATGCGCTGAACGCCTTGCAGCGTTTCGACGAAGCCCTCGCGAGCGCCGATCGCGCACTGGCTTTGCAGCCCAGATTTCCCGACGCGCTGAACAATCGCGGCAACGCGCAAGCCGGCCTGAACCGGCCGCTCGATGCGCTCGGCAGTTTCGATCGCGCGATTGCGCTCATGCCGGACTTCGCGCAGGCCTGGAACAACCGCGCGTGCGTGCTGCGCGACCTGGGCCGTCCCGCCGATGCGCTTGCCAGTTGCGATCACGCGCTCGCGCTGCAACCCAATTATCCGGATGCGTGGAGCAATCGCGGCAACGCATTCAGTGACCTGAACCAGCCGGAAGAAGCCGAGCGCAGCTACCGTCGTGCGATCGAATTGTCCCCGGCATTCGCCGATGCCTGGAACAATCTCGGGCTCACGCAGATCGATCTCAACCAGCACGCCGAAGCACTGTCGAGTTACGAGCATGCGCTAGCAGCGAACCCCGATGCTGCGGAAACACATTGGAACGAATCGCTGTGCCTGCTGCAAATGGGACAGCTCGAAGCAGGCTGGCAAAAATATGAATGGCGCTGGGAGCGCAGCCGCATCAAGGCAGGCCGGCGCAGTTTTGCGCAGCCCCTTTGGCTGGGGGATTTTTCGCTCGACGGCAAGACGATTCTGTTGCACGCGGAGCAGGGTCTCGGCGACACGCTGCAGTTTTGCCGCTACGCCGCGCTGGTGTCGAAGCTCGGCGCGAAGGTCGTGCTCGAAGTGCCGCCCGAGTTGACGCGACTCATGGCCACGCTCGACGGTGTGGATCAGTTGATCGAAGCCGGCCAAACGCTGCCGCCATTCGATTGCCACTGTCCGCTGCTGAGTCTGCCGCTCGCATTCAAGACTGGCCTCGACAGCATTCCATCGACAACGCCTTATCTTTTCGCGGATGCCGAAGCGGTTCGCCAATGGCGCGATCGGGTTCACGCGCAAGCGGATATCCGCCTGAAAGTCGGACTCGTGTGGGCGGGCGGAAGCCGGCCGCATGTCGCGGAGCTTCGCAAGAACGATGCGCGCCGTTCGATCGCTTTCGCGCAACTCGCGCCGCTTCTCGACGTGCCGAACGTGCAGTTCTTCAGCCTGCAAAAAGGAACGGCGGCAGAGCAACTCAGAAGCGCCCAGCAGGGCGGCTGCGTTGTCGATTACACGGAAGAACTAGGCGACTTCGCCGACACCGCGGCATTGGTGGCGAACCTCGATCTGGTGATTTCCGTGGACACGTCCACTGCGCACCTGGCCGGCGCGCTCGACAAGCCGGTCTGGATTCTGAACCGCTTCGACACCTGCTGGCGCTGGATGCTGCAGCGCACCGACACGCCGTGGTATCCGCGCGCCCGGTTGTTCCGGCAGCCGGCGCTGGGCGATTGGGACAGTGTGATGCAAGCCGCGCGTGACGCGCTGGCTGCATTGAGCGCTTCGGCTGCGCGCGCGGCGCATCCGCGATAA
- a CDS encoding DUF4142 domain-containing protein: MIRLPLATITSACMAGLLVVAGAANAQTTPAAPAAAAADTGRLHAADQTFIADGTKAVATQRDAARIATSRSTDRDVKAFAERVSTDNAKISDALRAASPRGVDVPKNDPDAAVLASINNLRGADFDKAYIEQVALAGEQKALSAFQAEIAGGRDEQLKDAARKALPTIQEHYAMAQDLAKRKHLSTAQ; this comes from the coding sequence ATGATCCGCTTGCCTCTCGCCACTATCACCAGCGCCTGCATGGCTGGACTGCTCGTCGTCGCCGGCGCGGCCAACGCTCAAACAACCCCGGCAGCACCGGCGGCGGCCGCGGCCGACACCGGCCGTCTGCATGCCGCCGACCAGACGTTCATCGCGGACGGTACCAAGGCCGTTGCGACGCAACGCGACGCCGCCCGCATCGCGACCTCGCGCTCGACCGATCGCGACGTCAAGGCATTCGCCGAGCGCGTCTCCACGGACAACGCGAAAATCTCCGACGCGCTGCGCGCGGCAAGCCCGCGCGGCGTCGATGTGCCGAAGAACGATCCCGACGCAGCGGTCCTCGCGAGCATCAACAACCTGCGTGGCGCCGACTTCGACAAGGCCTATATCGAACAGGTCGCGCTCGCCGGCGAACAGAAAGCGCTGTCGGCATTCCAGGCGGAAATCGCTGGAGGCCGTGACGAACAATTGAAGGACGCGGCCAGGAAGGCCTTGCCGACCATCCAGGAGCACTACGCGATGGCGCAGGATCTTGCCAAGCGTAAGCATCTGTCGACCGCGCAGTAA
- a CDS encoding LysR substrate-binding domain-containing protein, with product MDRFEEMRVFIRIAERQSFTRASDDLRIPRATVTNLMKRMEQRLGARLLERTTRTVRLTHDGEAYYRRCVRLIADMEEAEGSFSNLAPKGLLRVNLQGTLARHFVVPALPAFLARFPGIELTIGEDDRLVDLVREGVDCVLRAGNLQDSSMVGRRVAQLPQVTVASPAYLAAYGEPAEPSALSTHRAVNYVSSATGKAVPLEFSVAGRAVAMVLPSAVSVTGTELYTGSALAGLGIVQVPQYRVAAELAAGRLKIILADFPPPPMPVSVLYPQNRQLSSRVRVFAQWLRDIFEAAVVTTGGAE from the coding sequence ATGGATCGTTTCGAGGAAATGCGGGTTTTCATACGGATCGCGGAGCGGCAAAGCTTCACGCGCGCCTCGGACGATCTGCGGATTCCGCGCGCCACCGTGACCAACCTGATGAAGCGCATGGAGCAACGGCTCGGGGCGCGGCTGCTCGAGCGCACCACGCGCACGGTGCGTCTCACGCACGACGGCGAGGCGTACTACCGCCGCTGCGTGCGTCTGATTGCCGACATGGAGGAGGCCGAGGGCTCGTTTTCGAACCTTGCGCCGAAGGGTTTGCTGCGGGTGAATTTGCAAGGCACGCTGGCGCGGCACTTCGTGGTGCCGGCGCTGCCGGCGTTTCTCGCACGCTTTCCCGGGATCGAACTGACCATCGGCGAAGATGACCGGCTTGTCGATCTGGTGCGGGAGGGAGTCGACTGCGTGCTGCGCGCGGGCAATCTGCAGGATTCGTCGATGGTGGGGCGCCGCGTCGCGCAACTGCCGCAGGTGACGGTGGCGAGTCCCGCGTATCTCGCCGCCTATGGCGAGCCGGCTGAGCCGTCGGCGCTGTCCACGCATCGGGCGGTCAATTACGTGTCGAGCGCGACGGGCAAGGCCGTGCCGCTCGAATTCAGCGTGGCGGGCCGCGCGGTGGCGATGGTCCTGCCGTCGGCGGTGTCGGTGACCGGCACCGAACTCTACACCGGCTCGGCGCTTGCGGGGCTCGGCATCGTGCAGGTGCCGCAATACCGGGTGGCGGCCGAACTGGCGGCGGGGCGGCTGAAAATTATTCTCGCGGACTTTCCGCCGCCGCCGATGCCGGTGTCCGTGCTGTATCCGCAGAACCGTCAGTTGTCGTCGCGGGTGCGGGTGTTTGCGCAGTGGCTGCGCGACATTTTCGAAGCGGCCGTGGTGACGACAGGCGGCGCGGAGTAA
- a CDS encoding LysR family transcriptional regulator: protein MLSEDELALLDAIRETGSLSRAAARLGKAPSTISHAARQLETRFDALLFDRRRYRLQLTPAGQLLADEAARLMLDMSRMTQRVKQIASGWEDRLWIVTDEIIEFELLMPVVRTFDALDSGVKLRITHEVLSGTWEALRDGRADLIVGATNEPPAIPGLRWFELGVMEWVFAVSPRHALAAVEGTLGRERILEHRAVVVADSSRTTAGRAYGLIGGQASLAVPSMRAKILAQRDGLGVGWLPRQRVATLLKQGELIEKTTSDPREPNVLYVAWRGDHEGRALQWWLEQLRQPRLAKRLVRGVDVTIGA, encoded by the coding sequence ATGCTGTCCGAAGACGAACTGGCTTTGCTCGACGCGATTCGCGAGACCGGCAGCCTGTCGCGCGCGGCGGCTCGGCTCGGCAAGGCGCCGTCCACCATCTCGCATGCGGCCCGGCAACTGGAGACGCGCTTCGACGCGTTGCTGTTCGACCGGCGTCGCTACCGGCTGCAACTCACGCCCGCGGGCCAGCTTCTCGCCGATGAAGCCGCGCGTTTGATGCTCGACATGTCGCGCATGACGCAGCGCGTGAAGCAGATCGCGAGCGGCTGGGAAGACCGCTTGTGGATAGTCACGGACGAAATCATCGAATTCGAACTGCTGATGCCGGTGGTGCGCACATTCGATGCGCTCGACTCCGGCGTCAAGCTGCGCATCACCCATGAAGTCTTGAGCGGCACCTGGGAAGCGCTGCGCGACGGCCGCGCGGATCTGATCGTGGGCGCGACCAACGAGCCGCCGGCGATTCCCGGCCTGCGCTGGTTCGAACTCGGCGTGATGGAGTGGGTGTTCGCGGTGTCGCCGCGCCATGCGCTGGCGGCCGTCGAGGGAACGCTGGGCCGCGAACGGATTCTCGAACATCGTGCGGTGGTAGTGGCGGATTCATCGCGGACTACCGCGGGGCGTGCCTATGGTCTGATCGGCGGACAGGCGTCACTGGCCGTGCCGTCCATGCGCGCAAAAATTCTGGCGCAACGCGATGGCCTGGGCGTGGGCTGGTTGCCGCGTCAGCGTGTCGCGACGTTATTGAAGCAGGGCGAGTTGATCGAGAAGACGACCTCCGATCCGCGCGAGCCGAACGTGCTGTACGTCGCGTGGCGCGGCGATCATGAAGGGCGCGCCTTGCAATGGTGGCTCGAACAGCTGCGGCAACCGCGGCTCGCGAAACGCCTCGTGCGCGGCGTGGACGTGACCATCGGCGCCTGA
- a CDS encoding aldo/keto reductase, protein MEYRHLGASGFKVPVLSFGTGTFGGKGEFFEAWGATDVAEARRLLDICFDAGVTMFDSADIYSGGASESVLGEALKGKRDKAIISTKATFRFDDGPNSVGSSRFHLIQAVDAALKRLQTDYIDLFQLHGFDARTPVAEVMSTLDDLVRAGKIRYTGVSNFSGWHLMKSQDVADRYGYPRYVANQTYYSLVGRDYEWELMPLGVDQGVGAVVWSPLGWGRLTGKIKRGQPLPDSSRLHKTADMGPPVPDEYLFRVLDAIDEIAAETGKTVPQIALNWLLQRPTVSTVLIGARNEEQLRQNLGAVGWNLTPEQVAKLDAASAVRPAYPYWHQEGFAERNPKAV, encoded by the coding sequence ATGGAATACAGACATCTGGGTGCATCCGGTTTCAAGGTGCCGGTACTGAGCTTCGGTACGGGCACGTTCGGCGGCAAGGGCGAGTTTTTCGAGGCGTGGGGCGCAACCGACGTCGCCGAGGCGCGTCGTCTACTCGACATCTGCTTCGATGCGGGCGTCACCATGTTCGACAGCGCGGACATCTATTCGGGCGGCGCATCCGAGTCGGTGCTCGGTGAAGCGCTCAAAGGCAAGCGCGACAAGGCGATCATCTCGACCAAGGCGACCTTTCGTTTCGACGACGGACCGAACAGCGTCGGTTCGTCGCGCTTCCATCTGATCCAGGCCGTGGACGCGGCGCTCAAGCGCTTGCAGACCGATTACATCGACCTGTTCCAGCTGCACGGCTTCGACGCCAGAACGCCAGTCGCCGAAGTGATGTCCACACTCGACGATCTGGTGCGCGCCGGCAAGATCCGCTACACCGGCGTGTCGAATTTTTCCGGCTGGCATCTGATGAAGTCGCAGGACGTGGCGGATCGCTATGGCTATCCGCGCTATGTCGCGAATCAGACCTACTATTCGCTGGTCGGCCGCGATTATGAGTGGGAGTTGATGCCGCTCGGCGTCGATCAAGGTGTGGGCGCGGTGGTGTGGAGTCCGCTCGGCTGGGGGCGTCTCACTGGCAAGATCAAGCGCGGCCAGCCGCTGCCCGATTCGAGCCGCCTGCATAAAACCGCCGACATGGGGCCGCCGGTGCCGGACGAATATCTGTTCCGCGTGCTCGATGCGATCGACGAGATCGCGGCCGAAACTGGCAAGACCGTGCCGCAGATCGCGCTGAACTGGCTGCTGCAGCGGCCTACCGTATCGACGGTGCTGATCGGTGCGCGTAATGAGGAACAGTTGCGGCAGAACCTCGGCGCGGTGGGCTGGAATCTGACGCCGGAGCAGGTGGCGAAGCTCGACGCGGCGAGCGCCGTGCGTCCCGCCTATCCGTACTGGCATCAGGAAGGATTCGCGGAGCGCAATCCGAAGGCGGTGTAA